In Oncorhynchus tshawytscha isolate Ot180627B linkage group LG23, Otsh_v2.0, whole genome shotgun sequence, the following proteins share a genomic window:
- the LOC112245903 gene encoding aldehyde dehydrogenase, mitochondrial: MLRVVLSRTFPRISGISNCQYSAAAIPVPSAQPEVHYNKLFINNEWQDAVSKRSFPTINPATGEVICQVAEADKADVDKAVKAAREAFRFGSPWRRMDASDRGLLLSRLADAIERDTAYLAELETLDNGKPYAVSYRVDVPMVVKCLRYCAGWADKWEGKTIPIDGDFFCYTRHEPIGVCGQIIPWNFPLLMQAWKLGPALATGNTVVMKVAEQTPLTALYVASLIKEVGFPPGVVNILPGMGPSAGSAIASHMDVDKVAFTGSTEVGHLIQQASGSSNLKKVTLELGGKSPNIIMSDANMAEAVEQSHFALFFNQGQCCCAGSRTYVQDTIYDEFMERSVERAKSRVVGDPFNMKTEQGPQVDEQQFKKILGYISSGKREGAKLMCGGGVAADRGYFIQPTIFGDVQDGMTIAREEIFGPVMQILKFKTLEEVVERANDTKYGLAAAVFTKDIDKAHYISSGIRAGTVWINCYNVFGAQAPFGGYKYSGNGRELGEYGLDNYTEVKTVTIKVPQKNS; this comes from the exons ATGCTTCGAGTTGTGTTATCCCGAACTTTTCCTCGGATCTCTGGCATTTCCAATTGTCAGTATTCGGCGGCCGCCATCCCGGTTCCAAGCGCACAGCCCGAAGTCCATTATAACAAG CTGTTCATCAATAACGAGTGGCAGGATGCCGTCAGCAAGAGGTCCTTCCCCACCATCAACCCAGCCACAGGAGAGGTCATCTGTCAGGTGGCTGAGGCAGACAAG gCAGATGTGGACAAGGCTGTGAAGGCTGCCAGGGAGGCCTTCCGGTTTGGGTCACCATGGCGACGCATGGACGCATCGGACCGCGGGCTGCTCCTGAGCCGGCTGGCAGACGCAATCGAGAGGGACACAGCCTACCTAGCG GAACTGGAGACACTGGACAATGGGAAGCCCTATGCCGTATCCTACAGAGTGGATGTGCCCATGGTGGTCAAGTGCCTCAG GTACTGTGCGGGCTGGGCAGATAAGTGGGAAGGGAAGACCATTCCCATCGATGGAGACTTCTTCTGCTACACCCGTCATGAGCCCATCGGTGTGTGTGGCCAGATCATCCCG TGGAACTTCCCTCTGCTGATGCAGGCATGGAAGCTGGGACCAGCTCTGGCTACAGGCAACACTGTGGTGATGAAGGTGGCTGAGCAGACCCCCCTCACTGCCCTGTATGTGGCCAGTCTCATCAAGGAG gttggtTTCCCTCCAGGTGTGGTGAACATCCTGCCTGGTATGGGTCCATCTGCTGGTTCTGCCATCGCCTCCCACATGGATGTGGATAAGGTGGCTTTCACAGGATCTACTGAG GTAGGTCACCTGATCCAGCAGGCATCTGGCTCCAGCAACCTGAAGAAGGTCACTCTGGAGCTGGGAGGAAAGAGCCCCAACATAATCATGTCTGATGCCAACA tgGCGGAGGCGGTGGAACAGTCCCACTTTGCCCTGTTCTTTAACCAGGGCCAGTGCTGCTGTGCCGGCTCCCGTACATACGTGCAGGACACCATCTATGATGAGTTTATGGAGCGCAGTGTGGAGCGGGCCAAGAGCAGGGTGGTGGGAGACCCCTTCAACATGAAGACTGAGCAGGGGCCGCAG GTGGATGAGCAACAGTTCAAGAAGATTCTGGGCTACATCAGCAGTGGGAAGCGTGAGGGGGCCAAGCTGATGTGCGGGGGAGGGGTGGCTGCAGACCGTGGCTACTTCATCCAACCAACCATCTTTGGAGATGTCCAGGACGGCATGACGATCGCCCGTGAGGAG ATCTTTGGGCCAGTGATGCAGATCCTGAAGTTTAAGACTCTGGAGGAGGTGGTTGAGAGAGCCAACGACACAAAGTACGGCCTGGCAGCTGCTGTCTTCACCAAAGACATCGACAAGGCCCACTACATCTCTAGCGGAATTCGCGCTGGCACTGTCTG GATTAACTGCTATAATGTGTTTGGAGCACAAGCCCCCTTCGGTGGCTACAAATATTCTGGTAACGGTCGTGAGCTAGGAGAGTATGGCCTGGACAACTACACTGAAGTGAAAACG GTAACGATCAAGGTCCCTCAGAAAAACTCGTAA
- the LOC112245902 gene encoding taste receptor type 1 member 1-like, whose amino-acid sequence LFQLHEKYGGTGPATDTENRKPEVLQCHRFKFSSASYQQIQVMRFAIEEINNSTLLLPGVSLGYEIFDYCSDLLSYGAALEFLTQKGRGAIPVWNGTNYRPKVISVTGPFGSSQTISVAPLYMSEMIPMVTHGATSVQLSSKNRFPSFFRTIPSDKYQVESIVRILQQFNWNWVAFIGGDNDYSRDALTVFQDKIRPANICLAYQDTIPQNQSLIGRLFNNIAMFNVQVIVVFANVEFVIPFIQKAIDLRVKEKIWIASETWSMNQELIKKSQIERIGTVLGVTVRRHKDLRGFDEFINNTVKSRHENACTDMDLKERCGQICSDCNSTSAQTIIGEDPTYSFVIYSAVYAVAHALHNVLRCGTRNCANSEFIAYPYMVTEALKHVKFKLDNQSIEFDENGDPPAHYDIVHWDCKNKTCSNVDIGSYLTNPTPSFHINETLIHWFEGTKAPVLQCSSECKSGSRRVQTGFHTCCFECEICSDGKYINHTADPYSCIACQKDEWARNGSTSCTKRSIEYLHSDAPLAIFLMFQASSIILISMAILVLFLCKKDTPVVKSAGGRLCFFMLCCLSMSSISVFLHIGKPTEAICTVRNSVFVVFYVACLSCLAVRSFQIVCIFKMAAKLPKAYDFWVKHGGQWITIITTTVIMLFLCILWITIEGPKPNQITLYSEIILDCTYGVIPIFYVIVLFAVLLGIACFSFAYMGTDLPKNYNEGKSITFSLLIFFISWVISLTVHLSTKGKHTLSVNPFSVLCSLYGILFGYFFPKCYIIIITPERNTAAYFQTAIQSYTLQPR is encoded by the exons CTATTCCAGCTGCATGAGAAGTATGGAGGGACTGGTCCAGCGACTGACACTGAAAACAGAAAACCTGAGGTGCTTCAATGTCACAG GTTTAAATTTTCCTCAGCAAGCTACCAGCAGATTCAAGTCATGAGGTTTGCTATTGAAGAGATCAACAACTCCACACTGCTGTTGCCTGGTGTCAGCCTGGGCTATGAGATTTTTGACTACTGCTCTGACTTGCTCAGTTATGGGGCTGCTCTGGAATTTCTGACCCAAAAGGGAAGAGGAGCCATCCCCGTGTGGAACGGTACAAACTACAGACCTAAAGTAATCTCAGTCACTGGCCCGTTTGGAAGCAGCCAAACCATCAGTGTCGCCCCTCTGTACATGTCTGAGATGATTCCAATG GTGACTCATGGGGCAACAAGTGTCCAACTGAGCTCAAAAAACAGATTTCCCTCCTTTTTCCGAACCATTCCCAGCGACAAATATCAGGTGGAGTCTATAGTCCGTATACTCCAACAGTTTAACTGGAACTGGGTGGCTTTCATCGGTGGTGACAATGACTACAGCAGAGATGCCTTGACAGTTTTTCAGGATAAGATTAGACCAGCTAACATCTGTTTGGCGTACCAAGACACCATTCCCCAAAACCAATCCTTAATAGGGCGTCTATTCAACAACATAGCCATGTTCAATGTCCAGGTTATTGTAGTCTTTGCCAATGTGGAGTTTGTCATTCCTTTCATTCAAAAGGCCATAGATCTCAGAGTGAAGGAGAAGATATGGATCGCTAGTGAGACATGGTCCATGAACCAAGAGTTGATCAAGAAGAGTCAGATTGAGAGGATAGGGACGGTCTTAGGTGTCACTGTACGGAGGCACAAGGACCTGAGAGGATTTGATGAGTTCATTAACAACACAGTAAAATCCAGACATGAGAATGCATGCACTGACATGGACTTGAAGGAAAGATGTGGTCAGATTTGCTCGGACTGCAACTCCACCAGTGCCCAGACAATTATTGGAGAGGACCCGACATACAGCTTTGTCATCTACTCTGCAGTGTATGCTGTGGCTCATGCACTCCACAATGTTTTGCGATGTGGGACACGGAACTGTGCCAACTCAGAATTCATTGCTTATCCTTACATG GTCACTGAGGCACTAAAACATGTCAAATTCAAATTGGACAATCAAAGTATAGAGTTTGATGAGAACGGGGACCCACCGGCTCATTACGACATTGTACACTGGGACtgcaaaaataaaacatgttctaATGTGGACATTGGCTCATACCTTACCAACCCCACACCAAGCTTCCATATTAATGAAACTCTCATACATTGGTTTGAGGGCACAAAG GCTCCAGTTCTGCAGTGTTCTAGTGAGTGTAAATCTGGCTCCAGAAGAGTTCAAACTGGCTTCCACACCTGCTGTTTTGAGTGTGAGATCTGCTCTGATGGAAAGTACATCAACCACACAG CCGATCCCTACAGCTGCATAGCATGCCAAAAGGATGAGTGGGCCAGGAATGGCAGTACCTCATGCACTAAACGCTCTATAGAGTATCTGCATTCTGATGCGCCGTTGGCCATTTTTCTGATGTTCCAGGCCAGCTCCATCATCCTCATCTCAATGGCCATCTTGGTTCTGTTCCTTTGTAAGAAGGACACCCCTGTGGTAAAGTCAGCCGGTGGGAGGCTCTGCTtcttcatgttgtgttgcttgTCCATGTCCTCCATCAGTGTCTTCCTCCACATCGGCAAACCCACAGAGGCCATCTGCACCGTACGCAATTCTGTGTTTGTAGTCTTCTATGTGGCCTGCCTGTCCTGTCTCGCTGTTCGCTCCTTCCAGATTGTCTGTATCTTCAAAATGGCCGCCAAACTGCCCAAAGCGTATGATTTCTGGGTCAAGCATGGTGGTCAGTGGATCACTATTATCACAACCACTGTCATAATGCTGTTTCTGTGCATTTTGTGGATAACCATTGAAGGACCCAAGCCCAATCAGATAACATTGTATAGCGAGATAATTTTGGATTGCACATATGGAGTCATCCCCATCTTTTATGTGATAGTACTGTTTGCCGTTTTGCTGGGTATTGCATGCTTTAGTTTTGCCTACATGGGAACTGACCTGCCCAAAAACTACAACGAGGGTAAATCTATCACTTTCAGCTTGCTTATCTTCTTCATCTCTTGGGTCATCTCTCTGACGGTGCACCTGTCTACCAAAGGAAagcacacactctctgtcaatcCTTTCTCTGTGCTGTGCAGTCTGTATGGTATACTCTTTGGTTACTTCTTCCCTAAATGCTATATCATTATCATTACACCTGAGCGTAATACAGCAGCCTATTTTCAAACCGCAATCCAGAGTTACACACTTCAACCTAGATAA